Genomic window (Zonotrichia albicollis isolate bZonAlb1 chromosome 11, bZonAlb1.hap1, whole genome shotgun sequence):
TGCCTGTCATGTCCAGGCGAGCGTAATGAGGGTGCCAGGTAAAGGCATCGATGCCCCAGGTCTTGAAGGCGCTGGAGGCTGTGATCTGCTGGTCGGAGATGAGGCGGGATTTCATGCCCAGAGGCTCCGAGCAACCTGCCGTGTTGAAATACACTGTAACACAACAGTTTACACAGGCAGTGAAAAGGAAAGAGACAAGTGCAAGCACAACCCCGCAGACCTGTCAGAAGCCATCCCCACATTCTCATTCCACTGCCCAGAGAGGCACCAGGGCCGGGCAGGGAAACGCTCAGCAGATGAGCAGGGAGGtcttttcctgggatttttagCTCCCAGCTATTCCCTGGCTCACagtgcctcctgctgcagggatgagtagatgtccccacagcccagcccagcccagccctggaatACAGAAAGCTTTGGCAGGAAGCAGAGAAGGATGTGGAAAGAGCAACATAAAGACATCCCCAGCCAAAAGCACAGATGCTACCAcacccacacagcagcaggacaggaccCAAGCCCCCACAAGATCCCACTCCCAAACCAACAGGCGAGTCCCACTCAGCTcccagggatgtgctgcagggcaggaatgCAGGAGGCACAGGGAAACGGCTCAGGCTGATGATCCCTTACATTTCCCAGAGGACTTTGATCCTCTGCTGCTTTTCAAGCTctccagcaggaaaagcagcggGTTCACAGCTCAGACAGGGAAGGGGCACAGTAAAAACTCCTGCCTTGGGAAGGTGTTAGCAGGGTGAGAATGCAGCTCGAGATGCCTGAGCCAATGGGATTAACGCCTTGCGCTCCCCAAAGGCACCCCTGGGTATTCCCAGGCACCAGCATGAGGAAAAGCAAGCACTGCCAAACCCCCTGTCCTGAGGGACCAGAAGCAGGCCTAGgggtgctgccctgccctgtgtcaccccctgccctgcagccctgggaggggacagctcTGGCATTTACCGTTCATCTCGCAGCCGATGAGCTCGAAGCGCAGCGTGCAGGCGCGGCGGCACATCACGGGGTAGATGCGGATGAACTGGGCTGTGATGGGAGGGTTGAACATGTTGGTCCTCATGGTGCCATAGTCCGCGTTCCCCTCAAAAACCTGCAACAGTGAGCAGGGCTCAGTGCTCCATCTCTCACAGTCCCCTGCAGCAAATCCCTTGCACGGCAGACAGAGAGATCTCGGCACTGCCAATGGCAAAAGAGCATGGAGGGGGAAGCTGGGCTCTGTTTCTGTGCCCTGGAACAGTGCAGGACCTTGGAGGAGCTCCAACACTCCCAACAGAGCTTTGCAACATTCTCTGCTTCATCGTCACCCCCACAGAGCCACACATGCAGCAACACCCACTCCCACCACCACAATGCTCCTCAAATCATGACAAGCAGAGAGGTGGCTCACTTCTTCCTTTTTAACATAATAAATAGAATCAAATTGCCTTTCACACACTTATTCCACTGCTGCAGAAACAAGAggaatttttctattttttttaaagcaaaccaGATACTTCCAACCATTCCCTGGATGCTCAGAAAGCCAGCAGGAGACACCTGCCATAAAGAACTGCAAGTGGAGAGTAGGCAAGCTACAAGTATTCCCATGTTGAGACACCCTGTCAGCTGGTGCTTCCTGCAGATACATCACCGAGCTACCCAAGCTGCTCAGTAGCACTCCCAGACCAAGCCCAgttcccacagggtgtcagtGATAAAGATAATATCTGAATGACCTAAATCAGGCAGTGCTGCTTCTTTGGTTATGCTTATTATGGTCAATTAAACAGAGGCAGGGAGTATTGCTTGGCACTGGAACTGCCTGTGCCATCTCCCTGCTAGCAGAGTTCCCATCCCAATGCAGCTTTGCCCCAGGTCAGGAGCACTTTCCCACACACAGGgatgcagctcccagccacTCCAGCACTCACAGCACCGCTGgatggggacagctgggacatCCCCTACACAGAATCACAGCCCACCTTGTCTACATCCTTTTTCTCATCCTTGAAGAAGGTGAACTCCCTCCCATCCAGGCTGTAGGCGACTTTGTAGGCGCGCACaaactcctgctgccccacgCGGCGCGCGCCCTGCGTGATGATCCCGGTCAGCCGCATCTTCCGCAGCAGATTGGCCTGGGGGGGAGAAGAGGATGACTGGGGTGCAGTGTGGATGGCCTGCACAGCCCTTGCACCCACTAGGATCACCAAGTCTGCGTGGGAGGGTGGGCACTGGCACAAGGAAAGGGGCTGCCCATGGTGCTGGAAGTTCCTTAGGGAGGAAGCACTCCATCCTTCCAGCCTTGCATCCCAAGGTGGGCAGAGCAAGGGGGATCATCAATCCATGTCCCATCTTCCTCCAATGGACTTGCCTCCTCCAGGCACATCCCAAGACACCCCTGGGTGGCAGCTTGATGCAGCAATTTAGCCCCACACTTGCCACCAGGAGCAGTGAAATAGCATAACAGCAGCAGTGCAAGAccagccatggctgctgggctgctctctgtgctggcaTTCCAGTCCTGCCACAGGTACCTGGATCCAGGGGCTCTTGTCATAGTTGCTGGAGGTCCAGGCGTTGACAATGCCGTGGTTGTTGAGGCGGGCGAGCTCTGGGCCCCAGCGCTGGAGGCCAAGGAAGCCGTAATAGACAGAGGATGCTGAGAGCTGGGCATCAGAGATAGCTCCtccttccatgcccaggagaacagcacagcctgggggcagaGGGGAGATCAGGATCCAAGAGAGACAGTAACCAGGGAGCAGAACTAGGGGTCATTTGTTTCTTGTTTGGAGGCAGAACAGGAGAGGGAGGCCAGCCCTAGTGCCTGGCTATCCCCTAGGTGTCCTCTCCTCCTCATCTCTTAGACAAAACCACACCATCCATCAGTTCCCCTCACAGCACAGAGGTCTGGAGGAGAAAGGACCTTCCTGGGACactccagagaggagaaattCCTAAGGATGTTCCCTCCATTAGCACCAGGCCTGCTGGCATCAAGGATAGCCACAGCTGCCCTCCAGAAGCCCTAAACCAGCTGGTGAGATCCCTCCTGGCAATGAGGGACAGACAGTGGGGAACAGGAGGGAAATGGAATTCAGTACAGCCGGTGCCAAAGACTTACGGCTGTGGCAGGTCTTGCCCAGGAATGGAGAAGGACACTTGCAGGTGTAGTCACCATCCAGGTCCAGGCAGGTGCCTCCATTTTTGCAAGGCTGGGAGGAGCACTCGTTCTTGtctgggagagagagagaagcagcTCAGGAGGCAATCACAAAACCAGCCCCAGAGAAGAGACCCCTCATTCAGTGCAACAAGAACAGGGGGAGGCATCCCCTGAACAAGGGCCATGGCAGGGTCCCTGAAGAGAGGGTGGCACAGGTAGAAGCTCTAACCCAAGGATCTGTCTAtgctgtgtccccacagagTGCAGCCATGCAGGTGCACCAGGACACACAGTCACATCAAGGCTGGGAGCCTGCATGGAGCAGGCTGAGCCTTGAGGCACCCCTTGTGTTATCAGTTGAGACATCAAGTCCCTCCAGAGATGCAGAGCAAGGTTCAGACATAACCCACCCCACACCATGGTCCTTCCCTCCAACCTGCAAGCTCCAAACCAGCCCATGATCCCTGTAAGCTTGGTGCCCCACACAGTTACAGCTGCTCACAGCCCCTAGTTGTCACCCCAGGGGTCCCCAGGCTCTCAGTGGACAAGGTTCCCCCGCCTGTCCCCCGCTGTACTCACTGTTCTGGCAGTGCACCCCATCGTACCCCGCAGGGCACTTGCAGATGTAGTCAGTGAAGACATCGCCCCGATTTGGGACCAGCTGGCACTCACCATTGTTGTGGCAAGG
Coding sequences:
- the MFGE8 gene encoding lactadherin isoform X3: MSAASLFRVLLAVAVAFPLLLVVSGPCHPNPCHNNGECQLVPNRGDVFTDYICKCPAGYDGVHCQNNKNECSSQPCKNGGTCLDLDGDYTCKCPSPFLGKTCHSRCAVLLGMEGGAISDAQLSASSVYYGFLGLQRWGPELARLNNHGIVNAWTSSNYDKSPWIQANLLRKMRLTGIITQGARRVGQQEFVRAYKVAYSLDGREFTFFKDEKKDVDKVFEGNADYGTMRTNMFNPPITAQFIRIYPVMCRRACTLRFELIGCEMNVYFNTAGCSEPLGMKSRLISDQQITASSAFKTWGIDAFTWHPHYARLDMTGKTNAWTALNNDQSEWLQIDLRDQKKVTGIITQGARDFGHIQYVAAYKVAYSDNGTSWTLYRDAQTNSTKIFHGNSDNYSHKKNVFDVPFYARYVRILPVAWHNRITLRVELLGCDE
- the MFGE8 gene encoding lactadherin isoform X2, which encodes MSAASLFRVLLAVAVAFPLLLVVSGDFCDVNHCQNGGTCLTGINEAPFFCICPEGYVGIDCNETEKGPCHPNPCHNNGECQLVPNRGDVFTDYICKCPAGYDGVHCQNNKNECSSQPCKNGGTCLDLDGDYTCKCPSPFLGKTCHSRCAVLLGMEGGAISDAQLSASSVYYGFLGLQRWGPELARLNNHGIVNAWTSSNYDKSPWIQANLLRKMRLTGIITQGARRVGQQEFVRAYKVAYSLDGREFTFFKDEKKDVDKVFEGNADYGTMRTNMFNPPITAQFIRIYPVMCRRACTLRFELIGCEMNGCSEPLGMKSRLISDQQITASSAFKTWGIDAFTWHPHYARLDMTGKTNAWTALNNDQSEWLQIDLRDQKKVTGIITQGARDFGHIQYVAAYKVAYSDNGTSWTLYRDAQTNSTKIFHGNSDNYSHKKNVFDVPFYARYVRILPVAWHNRITLRVELLGCDE
- the MFGE8 gene encoding lactadherin isoform X1; the encoded protein is MSAASLFRVLLAVAVAFPLLLVVSGDFCDVNHCQNGGTCLTGINEAPFFCICPEGYVGIDCNETEKGPCHPNPCHNNGECQLVPNRGDVFTDYICKCPAGYDGVHCQNNKNECSSQPCKNGGTCLDLDGDYTCKCPSPFLGKTCHSRCAVLLGMEGGAISDAQLSASSVYYGFLGLQRWGPELARLNNHGIVNAWTSSNYDKSPWIQANLLRKMRLTGIITQGARRVGQQEFVRAYKVAYSLDGREFTFFKDEKKDVDKVFEGNADYGTMRTNMFNPPITAQFIRIYPVMCRRACTLRFELIGCEMNVYFNTAGCSEPLGMKSRLISDQQITASSAFKTWGIDAFTWHPHYARLDMTGKTNAWTALNNDQSEWLQIDLRDQKKVTGIITQGARDFGHIQYVAAYKVAYSDNGTSWTLYRDAQTNSTKIFHGNSDNYSHKKNVFDVPFYARYVRILPVAWHNRITLRVELLGCDE